In one window of Solanum pennellii chromosome 2, SPENNV200 DNA:
- the LOC107011447 gene encoding mitochondrial import receptor subunit TOM20-like isoform X1, translating to MDMQSDFDRLLFFEHARKTAETTYATDPLDAENLTRWAGALLELSQFQSVSESKKMISDAISKLEEALEVNPQKHDAIWCLGNAYTSHGFLNPDEDEAKIFFDKAAQCFQQAVDADPENELYQKSFEVSSKTSELHAQIHKQGPLQQAMGPGPSTTTSSTKGAKKKKSSDLKYDVFGWVILAVGLVAWIGFAKSNMPPPAHPLPR from the exons ATGGATATGCAAAGTGATTTCGACCGACTCCTCTTTTTCGAGCACGCTCGCAAGACTGCCGAAACTACATATGCTACAGATCCTCTTGATGCCGAg AATTTGACAAGATGGGCAGGTGCATTactggaattatcacaattccAGTCGGTCAGCGAATCAAAGAAAATGATATCTG ATGCTATCTCAAAGTTAGAAGAGGCTTTGGAGGTTAATCCACAGAAGCATGACGCCATTTGGTGTTTGGGGAATGCATATACATCCCATGGCTTTCTAAATCCCGACGAAGATGAAGCAAAGATTTTTTTTGACAAAGCAGCCCAGTGCTTCCAGCAGGCTGTTGATGCG GATCCAGAAAACGAGCTTTAtcagaaatcatttgaagtttcttCTAAG ACTTCAGAGTTGCATGCCCAGATTCACAAACAAGGTCCCCTTCAACAAGCTATGGGACCAGGACCATCTACAACAACATCAAGTACAAAG GGtgcgaagaagaagaagagcagTGATCTGAAGTATGACGTTTTTGGATGGGTAATACTTGCTGTTGGACTTGTTGCATGGATTGGCTTTGCGAAATCTAATATGCCGCCACCTGCACATCCTCTTCCAAGATAA
- the LOC107010921 gene encoding B2 protein: protein MENMQSYWQFGDELRGQSKASEDHKWSTAAIKLSEQMKYKGERRNNLDLSKSYAEIRPRGNHMFQEDNKWESLNFNMLNLESKMTENMSKNRIMDSIYNANPVYLKPNFNSLGNSSLSKFNASNYTKEPSKNNNNVESTNGNNSVDKRFKTLPAAETLPKNEVLGGYIFVCNNDTMQEDLKRLLFGLPPRYRDSVRAITPGLPLFLYNYTTHQLHGIFEASSFGGSNIDPTAWEDKKCKGESRFPAQVRIRVRKVCNPLEEDAFRPVLHHYDGPKFRLELSVPETLDLLDLCEKAGV, encoded by the exons ATGGAGAATATGCAGAGCTATTGGCAATTTGGCGACGAGCTTCGAGGACAATCAAAAGCCTCAGAGGATCATAAATGGTCAACAGCTGCTATAAAATTATCTGAACAGATGAAGTACAAAGGTGAACGTAGGAATAACCTTGACCTTTCAAAGAGCTATGCTGAAATTAGGCCCAGGGGTAATCATATGTTTCAGGAAGATAACAAGTGGGAAAGCCTTAACttcaatatgttaaatttggAAAGCAAGATGACTGAAAATATGAGCAAGAATCGCATTATGGATAGCATTTACAATGCAAATCCAGTTTATCTTAAGCCCAATTTTAACAGCTTGGGAAATTCATCTTTAAGCAAGTTCAATGCTAGCAACTATACCAAGGAACCAAGCAAGAATAACAACAACGTTGAGAGCACAAATGGAAATAACTCCGTTGACAAAAGGTTTAAGACTCTGCCTGCTGCTGAAACACTGCCAAAGAATGAGGTTCTTGGTGgatatatatttgtttgtaaCAATGACACAATGCAGGAAGACCTAAAGCGCCTTCTCTTTG GCCTTCCTCCTAGATACAGAGATTCCGTGAGGGCAATAACACCAGGGTTGCCCTTGTTCCTATATAATTACACTACTCACCAGTTGCATGGTATCTTTGAG GCATCGAGTTTTGGAGGTTCCAACATTGATCCAACTGCCTGGGAGGATAAAAAGTGTAAAGGAGAGTCAAGGTTCCCTGCTCAG GTGAGGATCCGTGTCCGGAAAGTCTGTAATCCTTTGGAGGAAGATGCTTTCAGACCAGTTTTACATCATTATGATGGCCCCAAGTTCCGTCTGGAGCTCTCCGTTCCTGAG ACTTTGGACTTACTAGATCTCTGTGAAAAAGCCGGTGTGTAG
- the LOC107011447 gene encoding mitochondrial import receptor subunit TOM20-like isoform X2 — translation MDMQSDFDRLLFFEHARKTAETTYATDPLDAENLTRWAGALLELSQFQSVSESKKMISDAISKLEEALEVNPQKHDAIWCLGNAYTSHGFLNPDEDEAKIFFDKAAQCFQQAVDADPENELYQKSFEVSSKIHKQGPLQQAMGPGPSTTTSSTKGAKKKKSSDLKYDVFGWVILAVGLVAWIGFAKSNMPPPAHPLPR, via the exons ATGGATATGCAAAGTGATTTCGACCGACTCCTCTTTTTCGAGCACGCTCGCAAGACTGCCGAAACTACATATGCTACAGATCCTCTTGATGCCGAg AATTTGACAAGATGGGCAGGTGCATTactggaattatcacaattccAGTCGGTCAGCGAATCAAAGAAAATGATATCTG ATGCTATCTCAAAGTTAGAAGAGGCTTTGGAGGTTAATCCACAGAAGCATGACGCCATTTGGTGTTTGGGGAATGCATATACATCCCATGGCTTTCTAAATCCCGACGAAGATGAAGCAAAGATTTTTTTTGACAAAGCAGCCCAGTGCTTCCAGCAGGCTGTTGATGCG GATCCAGAAAACGAGCTTTAtcagaaatcatttgaagtttcttCTAAG ATTCACAAACAAGGTCCCCTTCAACAAGCTATGGGACCAGGACCATCTACAACAACATCAAGTACAAAG GGtgcgaagaagaagaagagcagTGATCTGAAGTATGACGTTTTTGGATGGGTAATACTTGCTGTTGGACTTGTTGCATGGATTGGCTTTGCGAAATCTAATATGCCGCCACCTGCACATCCTCTTCCAAGATAA